One genomic segment of Chromatiaceae bacterium includes these proteins:
- a CDS encoding NAD(P)/FAD-dependent oxidoreductase — MTYFDVIIVGGGPAGSTCAWQLRRRGLDCLILDKARFPRLKLCAGWITPEVVTDLEMDVAAYPHRFLSFPTTQVHVFGVTAPLRSPQHSIRRYEFDDWLLQRSGASHIQHEVKRIDRRADRFVVDDAFECTYLVGAGGTGCPVYRTLFRAANPRARLLQVAALEHELPCDWQDGDCHLWFFAKGLPGYSWYVPKQDGYLNLGVGALAARLKRRGQHLGDHWEHFIAALRRRGLIPDALAPSPSGYSYYLRDRVDIQRLGNAFVIGDAAGLATRDLAEGIGPAVRSGIRAANAITDGADYTIDAVPAYSLPPGWKRHALEYLLVGRDAGSVG; from the coding sequence TTGACATACTTTGACGTCATCATCGTGGGCGGTGGTCCGGCGGGATCGACCTGCGCCTGGCAGCTGCGGCGGCGCGGCCTGGACTGCCTGATCCTCGACAAGGCGCGTTTTCCGCGCCTGAAGTTGTGCGCGGGATGGATCACGCCAGAGGTCGTGACTGATCTGGAAATGGACGTCGCGGCCTACCCGCATCGCTTCCTCAGCTTTCCGACGACCCAGGTCCACGTCTTTGGTGTGACGGCGCCGCTGCGCTCGCCACAGCACTCGATCCGTCGCTACGAGTTCGATGACTGGCTGTTGCAGCGTTCCGGGGCGTCCCATATCCAGCACGAAGTCAAGCGTATCGATCGGCGTGCTGACCGCTTCGTCGTCGACGATGCGTTCGAATGTACCTACCTGGTCGGCGCCGGCGGAACCGGCTGCCCGGTGTACCGCACGCTGTTCCGCGCGGCCAATCCGCGCGCCAGACTGCTGCAGGTCGCGGCGCTGGAGCACGAACTGCCGTGTGACTGGCAGGACGGAGATTGCCACCTGTGGTTCTTCGCGAAGGGCCTGCCCGGTTACAGCTGGTATGTGCCGAAGCAGGACGGCTATCTGAATCTCGGGGTGGGCGCACTCGCGGCCAGGTTGAAGCGCAGGGGCCAGCACCTCGGCGACCATTGGGAACATTTCATCGCGGCGCTGCGCCGCCGGGGGTTGATCCCCGACGCCCTCGCGCCCTCGCCGAGCGGTTACTCCTACTATCTGCGTGACCGGGTCGATATCCAGCGCCTCGGCAATGCCTTCGTGATCGGAGACGCGGCCGGACTGGCGACCCGCGACCTGGCTGAGGGGATCGGGCCAGCGGTACGCAGCGGCATCAGGGCGGCGAACGCCATCACCGACGGCGCCGACTACACCATCGACGCGGTGCCTGCCTACAGCCTGCCGCCGGGTTGGAAACGCCATGCCCTCGAGTATCTGCTCGTCGGTCGTGATGCAGGGTCTGTAGGCTGA
- a CDS encoding ribulose bisphosphate carboxylase small subunit — translation MQADKQNVGSQAPTDRALGQIGRCLRQGCVICIEHTPAMAPRFTPWQVWGQSSCYNGDSLKIYREIEHCRTSHADHHIRLNIEDYSCHSRFSFVVHSPPGRG, via the coding sequence ATGCAAGCTGATAAGCAGAACGTCGGTAGCCAGGCACCCACAGATCGCGCGCTGGGACAGATCGGACGCTGTCTGCGCCAGGGCTGTGTGATCTGCATCGAGCACACGCCCGCAATGGCGCCGCGCTTCACGCCGTGGCAGGTATGGGGACAATCGAGTTGTTACAACGGAGACTCATTGAAGATCTATCGTGAAATCGAGCACTGCCGCACGAGCCACGCAGATCATCACATACGACTGAATATCGAGGACTACAGCTGTCATAGTCGCTTCTCTTTCGTGGTGCACAGCCCACCCGGCCGCGGGTAG